The following are from one region of the Paenibacillus sp. KS-LC4 genome:
- the iolE gene encoding myo-inosose-2 dehydratase: MKPFTFSLGIHPINWVGEDVREHGADTTYEQILDDIQRLGLTGTEMGRKYPTDTAVLREELGKRGIQLVSQWKSVLFSDPAYREAELEGYRKHAEFLQSMGSKVISTAEVGGSLHFDPRRTPNETEVLRLDEAGWQSLATGLNAAGKIAAEYGLKLAYHHHGGTVVEQPEEIDKLMELTDPAYVHLLFDTGHAYYGGANPLDVLQKHYDRIAYIHLKDIRQSVLDEARSEQADFVTCIRKGVFTVPGDGCLDFAPVLQELTARGYNGWAMLEGEQDPATHNPYEYAKEAIRYLSSLR, from the coding sequence ATGAAGCCATTTACATTTTCACTCGGCATTCACCCGATTAACTGGGTGGGCGAGGATGTGCGGGAGCATGGGGCGGATACGACCTATGAGCAAATTTTGGATGATATTCAGCGGCTTGGGCTGACGGGAACGGAAATGGGGCGCAAATACCCGACCGACACTGCCGTATTGCGCGAGGAGCTGGGCAAGCGAGGCATTCAGCTCGTATCCCAGTGGAAGTCGGTGCTGTTCTCCGATCCCGCCTACCGCGAGGCTGAGCTTGAGGGTTACCGCAAGCATGCCGAGTTTCTACAAAGCATGGGGAGCAAGGTGATCAGCACGGCTGAGGTTGGCGGCTCGCTGCATTTTGATCCGCGGCGTACGCCCAATGAGACAGAGGTGCTGCGGCTGGATGAAGCAGGCTGGCAGTCGCTGGCGACCGGCCTTAACGCAGCCGGGAAAATAGCGGCTGAATACGGCTTAAAGCTGGCTTACCATCATCATGGCGGAACCGTAGTTGAGCAGCCGGAGGAAATTGACAAGCTTATGGAGCTGACGGACCCAGCTTATGTGCATCTACTGTTTGATACTGGCCATGCCTATTATGGTGGTGCGAACCCGCTGGATGTGCTGCAAAAGCATTATGACCGCATTGCCTATATTCATTTGAAAGATATTCGCCAATCCGTACTCGATGAAGCCCGCTCAGAGCAGGCCGATTTCGTCACCTGTATTCGCAAGGGCGTATTTACGGTGCCGGGTGACGGCTGCCTTGATTTTGCGCCAGTGCTTCAGGAGCTTACAGCTCGCGGTTATAACGGCTGGGCGATGCTCGAAGGAGAGCAGGACCCTGCAACTCATAATCCGTATGAATATGCGAAGGAAGCGATTCGTTATTTATCCTCATTAAGATAA
- the iolD gene encoding 3D-(3,5/4)-trihydroxycyclohexane-1,2-dione acylhydrolase (decyclizing), protein MTTIRLTMAQALLRFLDQQYISIDGEETKFVKGVFGIFGHGNVTGMGEALERSADSLTFIQGKNEQGMVHTAAAFAKQRNRKQIYACTTSIGPGALNMVTAAATATVNRIPVLLLPGDNFASRQPDPVLQQLEVSSDYTLSATDSFKAVSRYWDRIVRPEQLITAALQAMRVLTDPAETGAVTLALPQDVQAEAYDYPESFFAKRVHYVDRREPAAEAVARAAERIVASKHPLIVAGGGVLYASATSELRAFAEAFGIPVTETQAGKSAFDWRHPLYAGAIGVTGALAANEWAKQADLVIGVGTRYSDFTTASKSAYANPDVQFININLNGADAAKLGGEAVIADARAGLLALQNALQAANYKSSYTDAELAARKAAWDAEVDRLYKEEHEDGLSQTRALGVINETIASSSVVVGAAGSLPGDLHRLWRSTEPKTYHMEYGFSCMGYEVSGAFGAALADPQREVYALVGDGSYLMMHSELVTSLQEQRKFTILLFDNHGFQCIHNLQREHGSDGFGNEFRYREASTGKYTGQPLPIDFAAHARSLGASAYKAANAEELRAALLQAKQEERTTLIEISVLPGTNSGGYESWWHVGVPAVSESDKVRRAHEAMQAKLSKAKQL, encoded by the coding sequence ATGACGACGATTCGATTGACGATGGCGCAAGCGCTGCTGCGGTTTTTGGATCAGCAATACATTTCAATTGATGGTGAGGAAACGAAGTTCGTTAAAGGCGTGTTCGGCATCTTCGGTCATGGCAATGTGACCGGCATGGGAGAGGCGCTGGAAAGAAGCGCAGACAGCTTAACCTTTATCCAAGGAAAAAACGAACAGGGCATGGTACACACAGCAGCAGCCTTCGCCAAGCAGCGTAATCGCAAGCAGATCTATGCTTGCACAACCTCGATTGGCCCAGGTGCGCTAAACATGGTAACGGCAGCGGCAACAGCTACCGTTAATCGTATTCCGGTATTGCTGCTGCCTGGTGATAACTTCGCTTCGCGCCAGCCAGACCCTGTGCTGCAACAGCTTGAGGTAAGCAGTGACTATACTTTATCCGCTACGGATTCCTTCAAGGCCGTCAGCCGTTACTGGGACCGTATCGTTCGTCCCGAGCAGCTGATTACCGCAGCGCTGCAAGCGATGCGCGTGCTCACAGATCCGGCGGAGACAGGAGCGGTTACGCTCGCGCTGCCGCAGGATGTGCAGGCGGAAGCCTATGACTATCCAGAGAGCTTCTTCGCAAAGCGCGTGCATTATGTAGATCGCCGCGAGCCGGCGGCGGAGGCAGTAGCCCGTGCAGCGGAGCGTATTGTAGCGAGCAAGCATCCGCTTATCGTAGCAGGAGGCGGCGTCTTGTATGCGTCTGCTACCTCCGAGCTGCGAGCGTTCGCTGAAGCTTTCGGCATTCCGGTTACGGAAACGCAGGCTGGAAAAAGCGCATTCGATTGGCGTCATCCGCTGTATGCGGGAGCTATTGGGGTCACCGGTGCGCTGGCTGCGAACGAATGGGCGAAGCAAGCTGATCTGGTTATCGGCGTAGGCACGCGCTACTCGGATTTCACAACTGCCTCCAAGTCCGCATACGCGAACCCGGATGTGCAGTTTATCAATATTAACTTAAATGGCGCTGACGCCGCGAAGCTGGGCGGGGAAGCGGTAATTGCCGATGCCCGCGCGGGTTTGCTTGCGCTGCAAAATGCGCTGCAAGCAGCGAATTACAAAAGCAGCTATACCGATGCGGAATTGGCGGCGCGCAAAGCGGCATGGGATGCAGAGGTTGATCGTCTTTACAAGGAGGAGCATGAAGACGGCCTCTCCCAAACTCGGGCGCTCGGCGTCATTAATGAAACGATTGCTTCCTCTTCCGTCGTCGTTGGCGCTGCCGGAAGCCTGCCTGGCGATTTGCACCGCTTATGGCGCTCGACCGAGCCGAAAACGTATCATATGGAATATGGTTTTTCCTGCATGGGCTACGAAGTTAGCGGCGCTTTCGGAGCGGCACTCGCCGACCCGCAGCGCGAGGTGTACGCCCTGGTTGGCGACGGAAGCTACTTGATGATGCATTCCGAACTGGTGACGAGCTTGCAGGAGCAGCGCAAGTTTACGATTTTGCTTTTTGACAATCATGGGTTCCAGTGTATCCATAACTTGCAGCGCGAGCATGGCAGTGATGGCTTCGGCAATGAGTTCCGCTATCGTGAAGCGAGCACTGGCAAATACACGGGTCAGCCGCTGCCTATTGATTTTGCTGCCCATGCCCGCAGTCTTGGGGCGAGTGCTTACAAAGCTGCAAATGCGGAGGAACTGCGTGCTGCTTTGCTTCAGGCGAAGCAGGAGGAGCGCACGACGCTGATTGAAATAAGCGTATTGCCGGGAACGAATTCCGGCGGCTATGAATCCTGGTGGCATGTCGGCGTACCTGCTGTATCAGAAAGCGACAAGGTGCGGAGGGCGCATGAAGCGATGCAGGCAAAGCTCAGCAAGGCGAAGCAGCTGTAG
- the iolC gene encoding 5-dehydro-2-deoxygluconokinase codes for MSYITYNAAKPLDFTAIGRLCIDLNANEINRPMEETMTFTKYVGGSPANIAIGMSRLGMKTSFIGKVADDQMGRFITTYLENNQIATSGVVTDDSGAVTGLAFTEIKSPSECSILMYRDNVADLLLKPQEVSKELIANSKMLLISGTALAQSPSREAVFLAIDYARKHGVVIAFDLDYRPYTWNSPEETAIYYNLAAEKCDIIMGTREEFDNMETFEPNPERDDHVTAAKWFNYAAQIVIIKHGKDGSIAYTKDGASHRAKSFPAKVIKTFGAGDSYAAGFLYGNMQGWSIEKSMEFGSAAACIVISSHSCSDAMPSADQVQDYIDRCNRGEIIV; via the coding sequence ATGTCTTATATCACATATAACGCAGCGAAGCCGCTGGATTTCACAGCAATTGGCCGTTTGTGCATTGATTTGAATGCGAATGAAATTAATCGCCCGATGGAGGAGACGATGACGTTTACGAAATACGTTGGCGGCTCTCCGGCGAATATTGCGATTGGCATGTCCCGGCTTGGGATGAAAACATCGTTTATCGGCAAGGTGGCCGATGACCAGATGGGCCGTTTTATTACGACATATTTGGAAAATAATCAAATTGCCACTTCGGGCGTCGTAACGGATGACAGCGGTGCAGTGACGGGGCTTGCTTTTACCGAAATTAAAAGCCCGTCGGAGTGCAGCATTTTGATGTACCGCGACAATGTTGCTGATCTGCTGCTTAAACCTCAGGAGGTTAGCAAGGAGTTGATTGCTAATTCCAAAATGCTCCTTATCTCGGGTACGGCGCTGGCACAAAGCCCTTCGCGTGAAGCGGTGTTCCTTGCCATTGATTATGCCCGCAAGCATGGCGTCGTTATTGCCTTTGATCTTGATTATCGTCCATATACGTGGAACTCACCAGAGGAAACGGCCATTTACTACAACCTGGCGGCTGAAAAATGCGATATTATTATGGGTACTAGAGAAGAATTTGACAATATGGAAACGTTCGAGCCTAATCCGGAGCGTGATGATCATGTGACCGCAGCGAAGTGGTTCAATTATGCCGCGCAAATTGTCATTATCAAGCATGGCAAGGACGGCTCCATCGCGTACACGAAGGATGGCGCCTCGCACCGGGCGAAGAGCTTCCCGGCGAAGGTTATCAAAACATTTGGAGCGGGCGACTCCTATGCAGCAGGCTTTTTGTACGGCAACATGCAGGGCTGGTCGATTGAGAAAAGCATGGAGTTCGGCAGTGCCGCTGCCTGTATCGTTATTTCCAGTCACAGCTGCTCAGACGCTATGCCGTCTGCCGATCAGGTTCAAGACTATATCGACCGCTGCAACCGCGGTGAAATCATCGTTTAA